The proteins below are encoded in one region of Flavobacterium nackdongense:
- a CDS encoding PspC domain-containing protein: MNKTVNINLGGMFFHIDEDAYQKLTRYFDAIKRSLSYSSGQDEIIKDIEMRVSELLTEKQKTEKHVVGLKDVDEVIAVMGQPEDYRIDDEETGKTTPNFTSNAYSQNRKLYRDKDNGMLGGVLAGLGHYFGIDKVWLRIFFLILFFAWGTGVLAYIILWIVMPEAKTTAEKLEMTGEPVTISNIEKKVREEFENVSEKLKNANYDEMGNRVKTGAEKVGSSLGDFIIAVLRVFSKFLGVLLIMIGLFILAALFIGVFTLGSSSIIEVPWQGFIAAGNFTDYPVWIFGLIMFFAVGIPFFFLALLGFKLLSPNLKSIGNIAKYTLLAIWLIAVSLAIAIGLKQASAFAVDGRVVVKENLNLNPTDTLLIKFKHNDYFAKNIDDNDNFKITIDSAGNDVIYSNNVRFRIAQTDTKSAYIQIEKEAKGKALFEAKQRAEKIKYSYKVIGSQLVFDNYLLSDLKEKFRDQEIEITLFLPLGTLLKMDDSVRRYDETNSDYFYWHPNENELFKVESDKIKCQNCPDEENENITIDTKEVADSIVTTTVTVNGKVVKVKETASKKGLTVDKDGVIIKTN; the protein is encoded by the coding sequence ATGAACAAAACTGTAAACATAAATTTAGGCGGAATGTTCTTCCATATCGATGAAGATGCATACCAAAAACTGACCCGATATTTTGATGCTATAAAACGTTCTTTATCGTACTCATCTGGTCAAGACGAGATCATCAAAGATATCGAAATGCGCGTATCGGAATTATTGACCGAAAAACAAAAAACCGAGAAGCACGTTGTAGGTCTCAAAGATGTTGACGAGGTAATCGCCGTAATGGGACAGCCCGAAGACTATAGAATAGACGATGAAGAAACAGGAAAAACAACTCCTAATTTCACTTCAAACGCCTATTCACAAAACCGCAAATTATATCGTGATAAAGACAATGGAATGTTGGGCGGAGTTCTGGCTGGCTTAGGACATTACTTTGGAATCGATAAAGTATGGTTGCGTATCTTTTTCCTAATTCTATTTTTTGCTTGGGGAACTGGAGTTTTGGCTTACATCATCCTTTGGATTGTTATGCCAGAAGCAAAAACAACAGCTGAAAAATTAGAAATGACCGGCGAGCCTGTTACCATTTCGAATATTGAAAAAAAGGTAAGAGAAGAATTTGAAAATGTTTCAGAAAAATTAAAAAACGCCAACTATGATGAAATGGGTAACCGTGTAAAAACTGGTGCCGAAAAAGTGGGAAGTTCACTCGGCGATTTCATCATCGCTGTCCTCAGAGTTTTTTCCAAATTCTTAGGGGTGCTATTGATTATGATTGGACTTTTTATACTTGCTGCTTTGTTCATTGGTGTTTTCACGCTAGGTTCTTCATCGATAATCGAGGTGCCTTGGCAAGGTTTTATTGCAGCCGGCAATTTTACTGATTATCCGGTTTGGATCTTTGGATTGATTATGTTTTTTGCTGTTGGAATTCCGTTCTTTTTCTTGGCATTGTTGGGATTCAAATTATTGTCTCCGAACTTGAAATCTATCGGAAACATTGCAAAATACACGCTACTTGCCATCTGGTTAATAGCTGTTTCGTTAGCCATCGCTATTGGATTAAAGCAAGCATCAGCCTTTGCAGTTGACGGTAGAGTAGTGGTGAAAGAAAATTTAAATTTGAATCCAACAGACACGCTTTTGATTAAATTCAAACATAATGATTATTTTGCCAAGAATATTGATGATAATGACAATTTCAAAATCACGATAGATTCTGCAGGAAATGATGTCATCTACTCGAATAATGTACGATTTAGAATTGCACAAACGGATACCAAATCAGCTTATATTCAAATTGAAAAAGAAGCCAAAGGAAAAGCCCTATTCGAAGCCAAACAAAGAGCCGAAAAAATAAAATATAGCTATAAAGTTATTGGAAGCCAATTGGTATTCGACAATTACTTATTATCCGATTTAAAAGAAAAGTTCCGTGATCAAGAAATTGAAATCACATTATTCTTACCTTTAGGGACTTTATTGAAAATGGATGACTCTGTAAGACGATATGACGAAACGAATAGCGATTACTTTTATTGGCATCCTAATGAAAATGAGCTTTTTAAAGTAGAAAGTGATAAAATAAAATGCCAGAATTGTCCCGATGAGGAAAATGAAAATATCACTATCGACACAAAAGAAGTTGCAGATAGCATTGTTACTACAACGGTAACGGTAAATGGTAAAGTAGTTAAAGTTAAGGAAACTGCTAGCAAAAAAGGGTTGACAGTAGATAAAGACGGTGTAATCATAAAAACAAATTAG
- a CDS encoding DUF2339 domain-containing protein, which translates to MEVFILLVVVAFIFYFKIALDSKFDQIESNIEDKIDRKFKELFKKIDDLKETEKLPDKAKIAPELAKPQVIPEEVIPPVVFEKTDTLVFHPVETDNETKKRVASMDQEKVSKHQEQPPEPKVYVPQEPTKTFWENFRDNNPDLEKFIGENLINKIGILILVLGISYFVKYAIDKDWINEPARVGIGMLSGALIMGIAHKLRQKYAAFSSVFVAGAISVFYFTIGIAFHSYHLFGQTTAFIIMVLITVFSCFISLSYNRKELAVLSLIGGFAVPFMVSTGQGNYVVLFTYILILDVGILALAYYKKWGIINILSYVFTVILYGAWLLKDLDEKSPHQLGALVFGFAFYLVFIVINIINNVRTKGLFSPIELSILASNTFLFYGAGMLVLEQYHPEFKGLFTAALGLLNCGYAWFLYKKFGLDKTAVYLLVGLTLTFITLAIPIQFEGNFITLFWAAEAVMLMWLGQKSKITYYRFASIIVHALMIASLFMDWAAIYRSESILNIVFNKICLTGLFAVASLFVVNYLLKNEEEALEQFGFVFNPVKYRNALRLTGIVIGYFVGIYEVGFQANTHITGANSAITLPIVYHLIFSAAVFYGLCKSENKTNSQLASLIAVINIVLFAFWFSNYAFYEQDRYIATGIQQRIGFYLHYISLLIILFFGYQLYQINKENPVFEFFQKKIIIWIAAFFIIYIASTELMLHGLVFSDSPTWKQEVFPSDNIKDTSTQIIKTGYPILWGILAFVFLIIGIKKRIKNLRIIALSLLGITILKLFLFDISNASETGKIIAFILLGILILIISFVYQKIKILVQDDHKPDETE; encoded by the coding sequence ATGGAAGTTTTTATATTACTAGTAGTTGTTGCTTTTATTTTCTATTTCAAAATTGCTTTAGACTCCAAATTTGACCAAATTGAGAGCAATATTGAAGACAAAATCGATAGAAAATTCAAAGAGTTGTTTAAAAAAATTGACGATTTAAAGGAAACCGAAAAACTTCCGGATAAGGCAAAAATCGCTCCAGAACTAGCAAAACCTCAGGTTATTCCAGAAGAAGTCATACCGCCTGTAGTCTTTGAAAAAACAGATACTTTAGTCTTTCACCCGGTTGAAACAGACAATGAGACTAAAAAAAGGGTCGCTTCAATGGATCAGGAAAAGGTTTCAAAACACCAAGAACAGCCACCCGAGCCCAAAGTCTATGTGCCACAAGAACCAACTAAGACTTTTTGGGAAAACTTCAGGGACAACAATCCCGATTTAGAAAAATTTATTGGAGAAAATCTCATCAATAAAATTGGAATTTTGATTCTGGTTTTGGGAATTAGTTATTTCGTAAAATATGCCATAGACAAAGATTGGATCAACGAACCAGCTCGAGTAGGAATTGGAATGTTATCCGGCGCTTTGATTATGGGAATCGCCCACAAATTGCGTCAAAAATACGCAGCCTTCAGTTCGGTTTTTGTAGCGGGAGCCATTTCGGTTTTCTATTTTACTATTGGGATCGCTTTTCACAGTTATCATCTGTTCGGTCAGACCACTGCCTTTATCATTATGGTGTTGATTACCGTCTTTAGCTGTTTTATTTCACTTTCGTACAACCGAAAAGAACTCGCCGTTTTATCCCTGATTGGTGGTTTTGCGGTGCCGTTTATGGTCAGTACTGGGCAAGGAAATTATGTGGTGTTATTTACCTATATACTGATTCTCGATGTCGGAATTCTGGCATTGGCCTACTATAAAAAGTGGGGGATTATCAACATCTTATCTTACGTTTTTACAGTCATTTTGTATGGCGCTTGGTTGCTCAAAGACCTCGATGAAAAGTCACCACATCAACTTGGAGCACTAGTTTTCGGATTTGCTTTTTACTTGGTATTTATAGTCATTAATATCATCAATAATGTTCGAACCAAAGGTCTTTTCTCTCCAATAGAATTAAGTATTCTCGCCAGCAATACCTTCCTTTTTTATGGAGCCGGAATGCTCGTTTTAGAACAGTACCATCCCGAATTCAAAGGATTATTTACAGCTGCTTTAGGTTTGCTCAATTGTGGTTACGCTTGGTTTTTGTACAAAAAATTTGGTTTAGACAAAACTGCCGTTTATCTGTTGGTAGGATTAACACTGACCTTCATTACCCTAGCAATTCCAATACAATTTGAAGGGAATTTTATCACCTTATTCTGGGCAGCCGAAGCCGTTATGCTGATGTGGTTGGGCCAAAAATCAAAAATAACCTATTATCGATTTGCCTCAATTATTGTCCACGCGTTGATGATTGCGAGTTTATTTATGGATTGGGCAGCAATTTATCGCTCTGAATCCATTCTAAATATAGTATTTAACAAGATTTGCTTAACTGGGCTTTTTGCCGTGGCTTCGCTATTTGTCGTAAACTACTTATTGAAAAATGAAGAAGAAGCCTTAGAGCAATTTGGCTTTGTTTTCAATCCAGTAAAATATCGAAATGCCCTTAGATTGACAGGCATAGTGATCGGTTATTTTGTAGGGATTTACGAAGTTGGTTTCCAAGCCAATACGCATATCACTGGAGCCAATTCTGCCATAACATTGCCTATTGTTTACCATTTGATTTTTAGCGCAGCGGTCTTTTATGGCTTGTGCAAAAGCGAAAACAAAACCAATTCCCAATTGGCTTCACTTATTGCAGTGATTAATATTGTGCTCTTTGCCTTTTGGTTTTCGAATTATGCATTTTATGAGCAAGACCGCTATATCGCAACGGGGATTCAGCAACGAATTGGCTTCTATTTGCATTATATTTCGCTTTTGATAATCCTCTTCTTTGGTTATCAATTGTATCAAATCAATAAAGAAAATCCAGTTTTCGAATTCTTCCAAAAGAAAATCATCATCTGGATAGCTGCTTTTTTCATCATTTATATCGCAAGTACTGAATTGATGCTTCACGGATTGGTTTTTTCAGATTCGCCAACCTGGAAACAAGAAGTTTTTCCAAGCGATAACATTAAAGATACATCAACACAAATCATAAAAACAGGCTATCCCATTCTTTGGGGAATTCTCGCTTTTGTCTTCTTAATAATTGGCATCAAAAAACGCATCAAAAACCTGCGAATCATCGCTTTGTCTTTATTGGGAATTACCATTCTGAAATTATTTTTGTTCGACATCAGCAATGCTTCCGAAACCGGTAAAATCATCGCTTTTATCTTATTGGGAATTCTCATCCTGATTATTTCATTTGTGTACCAAAAAATTAAAATCTTGGTCCAAGACGACCACAAACCCGATGAAACTGAATAA
- a CDS encoding DUF4442 domain-containing protein has translation MKITVSKLNSFLFFKLPSAFICGVRVKLIDESKCIVSVKHRWINQNPFNSMYFAVQAMAAELSTGALVMKHIENSGKKISMLVANNKSNFSKKATGRISFVCADGNLAAKSIQEAVETGEGRTFWMKAIGTNEKGEQVSEMEFEWSVKAKPNN, from the coding sequence ATGAAAATAACGGTATCAAAACTCAATTCATTTTTGTTTTTCAAATTGCCATCGGCCTTTATTTGCGGTGTTCGAGTAAAGTTAATCGACGAATCAAAATGCATCGTCAGCGTGAAGCATCGTTGGATCAATCAAAATCCTTTCAACTCGATGTATTTTGCAGTGCAGGCAATGGCGGCTGAATTATCTACTGGAGCACTGGTTATGAAACATATTGAAAACAGTGGCAAAAAGATTTCGATGTTGGTCGCCAACAACAAATCGAATTTTTCTAAAAAAGCAACCGGAAGAATCAGTTTTGTATGTGCCGACGGAAATTTGGCCGCAAAATCAATTCAAGAAGCTGTCGAAACTGGTGAAGGGCGCACCTTTTGGATGAAAGCCATCGGAACTAACGAAAAAGGCGAACAAGTTTCAGAAATGGAATTTGAATGGAGCGTTAAAGCAAAACCAAATAATTAA
- a CDS encoding FtsB family cell division protein, which yields MTNPYKDKPWFKFLSNKYVWVLLSFVIWMVFLDNYSYYGHRVLDKQIEELEDNKEYYQQEINKDKEKIKKLNNPDATEKYAREKYYMKKDSEDVYIIEFEGDTIEKDVKK from the coding sequence ATGACAAACCCATACAAAGACAAACCTTGGTTCAAATTCTTAAGCAACAAATACGTTTGGGTATTGTTGTCGTTTGTGATTTGGATGGTATTTCTAGACAACTATTCGTATTACGGCCATCGTGTACTTGACAAGCAAATAGAAGAACTTGAAGACAACAAAGAGTATTACCAACAAGAAATAAACAAAGACAAGGAAAAAATCAAAAAATTGAACAATCCTGACGCAACCGAAAAATATGCCCGCGAAAAATATTATATGAAAAAAGACAGCGAAGACGTCTACATCATAGAATTTGAAGGCGACACCATCGAAAAAGACGTTAAAAAATAG
- a CDS encoding DUF4870 domain-containing protein, translating to METTNNKNLATFTHLSTLSQYCIPFGNYIFPLLIWSTNRDKSEFIDYNGKQALNFQLSIFLYSLVLAMIAIPIILITIFNNVPLETVINDGDFMENHLSVENITGIVIVAIIAILLFVGMKVAEFFLIIYASVKTSNGEKYNYPLTIPFLK from the coding sequence ATGGAAACAACAAACAATAAGAACCTCGCCACTTTTACTCATTTGAGTACATTAAGTCAGTATTGCATCCCCTTTGGAAATTATATTTTTCCGTTATTGATATGGAGTACCAATAGAGACAAATCAGAATTTATAGATTATAACGGAAAACAGGCGCTGAATTTTCAGTTGAGTATTTTTCTATATTCATTAGTATTGGCAATGATCGCTATTCCTATTATTCTAATTACAATTTTTAATAATGTTCCATTGGAAACCGTAATCAATGATGGTGATTTTATGGAAAATCATTTAAGTGTTGAAAACATCACTGGAATTGTTATTGTAGCCATAATCGCCATTCTACTTTTTGTGGGCATGAAAGTAGCCGAATTTTTTCTTATCATTTATGCTTCGGTTAAAACATCAAACGGAGAAAAATACAATTACCCACTAACAATACCATTTCTTAAATGA
- a CDS encoding mechanosensitive ion channel domain-containing protein: protein MTSKDKTFLKQSKTKRYFSSILILILFSSGNFLWSQSPIVTVQNVTTTPKDTIIKPIPMKVVIENLVVDRLNKSQRNLENNNTIRNQNIVFNLINKEIQKANNILEQGIDYKGFTKEINFLFKLKDFAVDGITKNKNKRQTVRDLTTTSILLNELVSRTDNQIDRIKKNNIALSLIQKKLDSLSADKTIYTLPQDSIAKNNYIQSLLLLSKDIDETNKNLKNAIDSIQTLEIKANVFKNRLDSDIVKLDLLRKTESDSLFSRRVDFFSEKDIFEKSFTTELYRSMKKAFLVLTFYFVNNIAIIQMLALCLLGLYFYLIVVKRKYKKAQIHQKFQYTVAIFTAPFATAVLITITIGQILIPPPPIVFSAILWLIAAITLTYLLVRIKGFLPLKIWLVYMVLVFLILIDDLILAQTLVETVLLIAIGLAATTFGFYRIYSKNKVESLPHKWIVIAMIAFEIFGVLAMIFGNYNLSKILISIGLFTVFIGLLSLYTFQLTSDIVRLSDYIIESETKTQINFSFQENHKYTKWGYFLFLISWVIIINRNSYSFQNHIQPLVDAFSKEQSLGSFTYSYQSILIFFFVIIASVYISKIVSFLTSQTKTDTIDNNKSKPLGSAILLIRIAIISIGITFAFAIAGIPTDRLTVIIGALGVGIGFGLQTLVNNLVSGLIIAFEKPVNIDDIIEISGQTGTMKSIGIRSSVVTTWDGADIIIPNGDILSQHMTNWTMGSPKRRYEIKVGVAYGTNLKLARTLLQEILDQHSLILKKPEPLIWVTQFGDSSIDFVIKFWVPHFNYGNDVKSDLIIEIDEIFKLNDIVIPFPQQDVYIKTNTLALKEEQEEA from the coding sequence ATGACCTCTAAAGATAAGACTTTCCTAAAGCAATCAAAAACCAAACGCTATTTTAGTTCAATTCTCATTTTAATACTATTTTCTTCTGGTAATTTTCTTTGGAGCCAAAGCCCGATCGTCACAGTGCAAAACGTAACGACTACTCCAAAAGACACTATCATCAAACCCATTCCGATGAAAGTAGTGATCGAAAATCTTGTTGTTGACAGACTTAATAAAAGCCAACGCAATCTGGAAAACAACAATACGATTCGAAACCAAAACATTGTCTTTAATTTAATCAACAAAGAAATTCAAAAAGCAAACAATATTTTAGAACAAGGTATTGACTATAAAGGATTTACAAAAGAAATTAACTTCCTTTTTAAGTTGAAAGATTTTGCGGTAGATGGCATTACGAAAAATAAGAATAAAAGGCAGACCGTCAGAGACCTTACCACTACCTCCATACTATTGAATGAATTAGTAAGCAGAACCGACAATCAAATCGATAGGATCAAAAAAAATAATATTGCATTAAGCCTAATTCAAAAAAAATTAGATTCCCTATCAGCGGACAAAACCATCTATACCTTGCCGCAAGATTCGATTGCAAAAAATAACTACATTCAAAGTCTGCTCCTATTGTCGAAGGATATTGATGAAACCAATAAAAATTTAAAAAATGCTATCGACAGCATCCAAACACTAGAAATTAAAGCCAATGTTTTCAAAAACCGCTTGGATTCAGATATTGTCAAATTAGACCTTCTACGAAAAACGGAATCGGATAGTCTTTTTTCTCGTCGCGTCGATTTTTTTAGTGAAAAAGACATTTTTGAAAAATCATTTACCACAGAATTGTACCGGTCAATGAAGAAAGCATTTCTCGTTTTAACTTTTTATTTTGTAAATAATATTGCCATCATACAGATGCTCGCTTTGTGCCTTCTAGGCTTATATTTTTATTTAATTGTCGTAAAAAGGAAATATAAAAAAGCCCAAATCCATCAAAAATTCCAATATACAGTGGCTATATTCACCGCCCCTTTTGCAACCGCTGTTCTGATAACAATAACCATAGGACAAATTTTAATTCCACCACCGCCTATAGTTTTCTCGGCTATTTTATGGCTGATTGCGGCTATCACGTTAACCTATTTATTAGTTCGGATAAAGGGATTCTTACCCTTAAAAATCTGGTTGGTTTATATGGTATTAGTTTTCCTCATCCTCATTGACGATTTAATTTTGGCCCAAACCCTAGTTGAAACAGTCCTCCTAATCGCGATTGGCCTAGCCGCAACTACATTTGGATTTTACAGAATTTACAGCAAAAACAAAGTCGAAAGTTTACCCCACAAATGGATTGTAATTGCAATGATTGCATTCGAAATCTTTGGGGTTTTGGCAATGATTTTCGGGAATTATAATTTGAGTAAAATTTTAATTTCTATTGGACTTTTCACTGTATTTATTGGACTTCTATCCCTTTATACTTTCCAATTAACCTCGGATATTGTCCGTTTGTCAGACTATATCATCGAATCTGAAACCAAAACTCAAATAAATTTTAGCTTTCAAGAAAATCATAAATACACCAAATGGGGATATTTTTTATTTTTGATCAGTTGGGTTATCATCATAAACAGAAATTCGTATTCTTTTCAAAATCATATCCAACCGCTAGTCGATGCTTTTTCGAAAGAACAATCCCTTGGCTCCTTTACCTATTCCTACCAAAGTATTCTGATCTTCTTTTTTGTCATCATAGCCTCGGTGTACATTTCAAAAATAGTTTCCTTCTTAACATCGCAAACCAAAACGGATACCATTGACAACAACAAAAGTAAACCCCTAGGCAGTGCCATTTTATTAATCAGGATTGCCATAATTAGTATTGGAATTACCTTTGCCTTTGCTATTGCGGGCATTCCTACCGATCGATTAACGGTAATCATTGGAGCTTTAGGAGTAGGTATTGGTTTCGGATTGCAAACCTTGGTCAACAATCTGGTCAGCGGATTGATTATAGCCTTCGAAAAACCTGTAAATATTGATGACATTATTGAAATTAGCGGGCAAACAGGCACCATGAAATCCATTGGCATCCGAAGCAGCGTAGTCACTACTTGGGATGGCGCCGATATTATCATTCCAAATGGCGATATTCTAAGCCAACACATGACCAACTGGACGATGGGCAGTCCGAAAAGACGTTATGAAATCAAAGTGGGTGTAGCCTATGGTACCAATTTAAAACTAGCCCGAACTTTACTCCAAGAGATTTTAGACCAACATTCCTTAATTTTAAAAAAACCAGAACCCCTAATTTGGGTAACACAATTTGGTGACAGTTCTATCGATTTTGTCATTAAGTTTTGGGTGCCTCATTTCAATTATGGCAATGATGTAAAAAGCGATTTAATAATTGAAATCGATGAAATATTCAAACTCAATGATATCGTCATCCCTTTTCCACAGCAAGATGTTTACATTAAAACCAATACTTTAGCACTAAAAGAAGAACAGGAAGAGGCATAA
- a CDS encoding head GIN domain-containing protein: MIKIITIITKFIVAALMALSLFSCGNSYNIGSGLKGSGTRTNETRAVNQDFKNIKVSNGIKVIVEQAPNKSIAVEADDNLMKHIITKVENNVLVIESDTNYEATKSPVVHVKLPFINGLSASSGSNIRSATILKTEKLDVSSSSGSQIYIEVEADAIALESSSGSSVEASGKALKLETSASSGSEINAKDLMANEVISQTSSGSNTSVCPILKLDAKASSGSSVNYHKAPKTLVKEESSGGSVSEN; encoded by the coding sequence ATGATAAAAATCATCACCATAATAACCAAATTTATTGTTGCTGCTCTTATGGCATTGTCGCTTTTTTCTTGCGGAAATTCCTATAATATTGGCAGCGGACTCAAAGGCAGCGGCACTAGAACGAATGAAACTAGAGCGGTGAACCAAGATTTCAAAAATATCAAGGTGAGTAATGGAATCAAAGTAATTGTTGAACAAGCGCCCAACAAATCAATAGCAGTTGAAGCTGATGATAATCTGATGAAACACATTATTACCAAAGTCGAAAATAATGTTTTAGTAATTGAGTCGGATACAAACTACGAGGCAACAAAATCGCCGGTGGTACATGTGAAATTGCCTTTTATCAATGGGTTAAGTGCCAGTAGCGGTTCCAATATTAGAAGTGCTACTATACTAAAAACGGAGAAACTAGACGTGTCCTCTAGTAGCGGAAGCCAGATCTACATTGAGGTCGAAGCTGATGCAATTGCCTTAGAAAGCAGTAGTGGCAGCAGTGTAGAAGCCAGTGGAAAAGCTCTGAAACTGGAAACTTCTGCCTCTAGCGGCAGCGAAATTAACGCCAAAGATTTAATGGCTAATGAAGTGATTTCACAAACTTCTAGCGGCAGTAACACTTCAGTTTGTCCTATTTTAAAACTCGATGCAAAAGCATCAAGCGGAAGTTCAGTAAACTACCATAAAGCCCCAAAAACACTGGTAAAAGAGGAGTCTTCAGGAGGCAGTGTTAGCGAAAATTAA
- a CDS encoding PadR family transcriptional regulator yields MNIENTKAQMRKGVLEFCILSVLKDKEAYTSEILDTLKNAKLLVVEGTVYPLLTRLKNDGLLSYRWEESLSGPPRKYYGLTEIGQTFLNELNGTWTELSDAVNLITTQKL; encoded by the coding sequence ATGAACATTGAAAACACAAAAGCCCAAATGCGCAAAGGTGTTCTTGAGTTTTGCATCTTATCTGTCCTAAAAGACAAAGAAGCATATACTTCGGAAATATTAGACACTTTGAAAAACGCAAAATTATTGGTTGTGGAGGGAACGGTTTATCCGCTACTTACCCGATTGAAAAACGACGGATTACTCAGCTATCGTTGGGAAGAATCACTATCAGGTCCACCGAGAAAGTATTATGGTTTGACCGAAATTGGACAAACATTTTTAAACGAATTGAATGGCACTTGGACGGAATTGTCTGATGCCGTAAACCTAATCACAACACAAAAACTATAG
- the udk gene encoding uridine kinase — MLIIGIAGGTGSGKTTVVHQIMNELPHTEVGIIAQDSYYKASTVESYEERSKTNFDHPRAIDFDLLVTHLKELKAGKTINQPVYSFAIHNRTDDTIVTHPRKVMIVEGILILSNPELRDLFDIKIFVHADSDERLIRRLKRDIAERGRDMEEVLNRYQTTLKPMHQQFIESTKAFADIIIPNDKYNTVAIDVVRAVINQRIL; from the coding sequence ATGCTCATCATAGGAATTGCAGGAGGAACAGGCTCAGGAAAAACAACCGTAGTTCATCAAATAATGAATGAATTACCTCATACCGAAGTAGGAATAATCGCCCAAGATTCCTATTATAAAGCATCTACAGTAGAAAGCTACGAAGAGCGGTCCAAAACCAACTTCGATCACCCTCGTGCCATAGATTTCGATTTATTGGTTACCCATCTGAAAGAGCTCAAAGCCGGCAAAACCATCAATCAGCCTGTATATTCTTTTGCCATTCACAACCGAACCGACGACACCATCGTCACGCATCCCCGAAAAGTAATGATTGTCGAAGGCATTCTCATTCTTTCGAATCCTGAACTTCGCGATTTGTTCGACATCAAAATCTTTGTCCACGCCGATTCAGACGAGCGCTTAATTCGAAGACTAAAACGGGATATTGCGGAACGCGGTCGCGATATGGAAGAAGTCCTCAATCGGTACCAAACCACCTTAAAACCAATGCACCAACAATTTATCGAAAGCACGAAAGCTTTTGCCGACATCATCATCCCCAACGACAAATACAACACCGTCGCCATAGATGTAGTTCGAGCCGTAATAAATCAACGCATTCTATAA
- the trxB gene encoding thioredoxin-disulfide reductase → MSDTVEKIKCLIIGSGPAGYTAAIYAARASMNPVLYQGMQPGGQLTTTNEVENFPGYVDGVTGPEMMVQLQAQAQRFGADIRDGWATKVDFSGGVHKVWINDTIELHCETVIISTGASAKYLGLESEQHYLKMGGGVSACAVCDGFFYRNQEVVIVGAGDSACEEAHYLSKMCSKVTMLVRSDKFRASKIMEARVRKTENINILMNHDTVEILGDGQVVTGVKAKNKTTGDVFDIPATGFFAAIGHKPNTDIFKDYLTLDETGYIVNVPGTSKTDVAGVFVAGDAADHVYRQAITAAGTGCMAALDAERYLAALE, encoded by the coding sequence ATGTCTGATACAGTCGAAAAAATAAAATGCCTTATTATAGGTTCTGGTCCAGCGGGTTATACCGCTGCTATTTATGCCGCTAGAGCTAGTATGAATCCAGTTTTGTACCAAGGAATGCAACCTGGTGGACAACTTACTACCACCAATGAAGTGGAAAATTTCCCAGGTTATGTAGATGGAGTTACAGGGCCTGAAATGATGGTGCAGCTGCAAGCGCAGGCACAACGTTTTGGTGCCGATATTCGGGATGGTTGGGCCACAAAAGTCGATTTTAGTGGTGGAGTTCATAAAGTTTGGATCAATGATACGATCGAATTGCATTGCGAAACAGTCATTATTTCGACAGGGGCATCGGCTAAATATTTAGGTTTAGAGTCTGAACAACATTACCTTAAAATGGGAGGTGGCGTTTCGGCTTGTGCCGTTTGTGACGGGTTTTTCTACAGAAATCAAGAGGTTGTTATAGTAGGTGCGGGAGATTCTGCTTGCGAGGAAGCACATTATTTGTCTAAAATGTGTTCTAAAGTGACTATGTTGGTTCGTAGTGATAAGTTCCGCGCTTCGAAAATTATGGAAGCTCGCGTTCGCAAAACCGAAAATATCAATATCTTGATGAACCACGATACAGTAGAGATTTTGGGTGATGGTCAAGTGGTTACGGGTGTAAAAGCCAAAAATAAAACCACAGGCGATGTTTTTGATATTCCGGCTACTGGTTTCTTTGCAGCTATTGGACACAAACCAAACACCGATATTTTCAAAGACTATCTGACTCTCGATGAAACTGGTTATATTGTGAATGTTCCGGGAACCTCAAAAACGGATGTGGCGGGTGTGTTTGTGGCAGGTGATGCCGCGGACCACGTCTATCGTCAGGCGATTACGGCTGCAGGAACAGGCTGTATGGCGGCTTTGGATGCCGAAAGATATTTGGCAGCTTTAGAATAA